The following coding sequences are from one Halomonas sp. HAL1 window:
- the murD gene encoding UDP-N-acetylmuramoyl-L-alanine--D-glutamate ligase has translation MVQVAKGVTLVVGLGLSGRAICRHLSRLDVPYMVADTRAEPPGLDDFRAAHPGVEIHCGSLTELDLRDVEEVVVSPGLDPRMPGLKELADQLNPRTGEPMVVGEMALFVRAAKAPIAAITGSNAKSTVTTLLGEMAAAAGVNAAVGGNLGTPALDLLASHPDAALYILELSSFQLETTPCLGASCAAFLNLSEDHLDRHGDMQGYRAAKQRIFIGAQHAVVNGDDPLTWPDYPVDQVAYFSHDAPVEGQWGLARDQGELMLMQGDTPWLSIDKLRMTGQHNYLNALAALAMGQALGFAAAPMCRALRDFKGLAHRSEMIARINDVTWVNDTKGTNVGATLAAINGIGVTLEGRLILLAGGVGKGADFTPLAGPLKKCARHVLLFGLDAPRLAEALDGHVTTQQVDDLTQAMQAAFEIAQPGDCVLLSPACASLDQFANYQERGEVFRRWVHQQAASTTGGAS, from the coding sequence ATGGTTCAAGTAGCTAAGGGAGTAACGCTGGTTGTCGGGCTGGGGCTTTCCGGTCGGGCGATCTGCCGTCATTTAAGTCGCTTAGATGTACCTTACATGGTAGCGGACACGCGGGCCGAACCGCCGGGGCTTGATGATTTTCGCGCCGCGCATCCGGGGGTGGAAATTCACTGCGGCTCGCTTACTGAGCTGGACCTGCGCGATGTGGAAGAGGTAGTGGTAAGCCCTGGGCTTGACCCAAGAATGCCGGGCTTAAAAGAGCTGGCGGATCAGCTAAATCCTCGCACTGGGGAGCCGATGGTGGTGGGTGAGATGGCCCTGTTCGTGCGTGCCGCGAAGGCGCCCATTGCTGCTATCACCGGTTCTAATGCGAAGTCGACGGTGACCACACTGCTCGGTGAAATGGCAGCGGCGGCAGGCGTGAATGCGGCAGTGGGCGGTAATTTGGGCACCCCCGCGCTGGACTTGTTGGCCAGCCACCCGGATGCCGCGCTCTATATCCTTGAACTCTCGAGCTTTCAGCTGGAGACGACTCCTTGTCTGGGGGCGAGCTGTGCCGCGTTCCTGAACCTGTCCGAAGACCACCTTGATCGTCACGGTGATATGCAAGGTTATCGAGCTGCAAAACAGCGTATCTTTATCGGCGCCCAGCACGCGGTGGTGAATGGGGATGACCCTCTGACATGGCCTGACTATCCCGTTGACCAAGTGGCCTACTTTTCCCATGACGCTCCGGTGGAGGGCCAGTGGGGGCTGGCGCGTGATCAAGGTGAGTTAATGCTGATGCAGGGTGACACGCCCTGGTTGAGCATTGACAAGTTACGCATGACTGGGCAGCACAATTACCTTAATGCACTGGCTGCGCTGGCGATGGGGCAGGCATTAGGGTTTGCAGCGGCGCCCATGTGTCGCGCACTGCGTGACTTTAAAGGGCTGGCACATCGCAGCGAAATGATAGCGCGTATCAACGATGTCACCTGGGTTAACGACACCAAGGGCACCAATGTGGGCGCTACTCTGGCGGCCATCAATGGCATTGGCGTTACGCTGGAAGGACGTTTGATTTTATTGGCCGGTGGGGTTGGCAAGGGCGCGGACTTTACCCCGTTGGCCGGGCCTTTGAAGAAGTGCGCGCGTCATGTGCTGCTGTTTGGGTTGGATGCTCCGCGATTGGCGGAGGCGTTGGATGGTCACGTAACGACTCAGCAAGTAGACGATCTAACTCAGGCCATGCAAGCAGCGTTTGAAATCGCTCAGCCTGGAGACTGCGTGCTGCTATCACCTGCCTGTGCAAGCCTGGATCAGTTTGCTAATTACCAAGAACGCGGCGAGGTATTTCGCCGCTGGGTGCACCAACAGGCAGCGTCCACTACTGGGGGAGCGTCATGA
- the ftsW gene encoding putative lipid II flippase FtsW has product MSRLQRLRTVLSTRDLPCDIWLVMAAVALAGLGWVMVSSASIGLLEDTYHYSRQHGVFLVLAIMACVFMLCVPLEAWRQNAALILLASIFLLVLVLIIGQEINGSKRWIALPGPLPSLQVSEFAKIGLIFYMAAFMSRFTYDLRRRAFSMWRPLAVLAVPVGLLFLAPDFGGMVVFTICVIGMLMMCGASLVLLMGSGLLLGSGAVVMVLIEPYRLARWTSFLDPWADQFATGYQLTQALIAFGRGHVTGTGLGNSVQKLHYLPEAHTDFIFAVIAEELGMIGAIIVVLLFTLFIARAMWVGRKAEMAGHLFGAYVSYGIGFVVAAQAFINMAVSSGLLPTKGLTLPLMSYGGSSLLVTGVMVGLLLRTDAETRHRPRRASTPYKSRHEPRLS; this is encoded by the coding sequence ATGAGCCGACTTCAGCGTCTGCGTACTGTTCTTTCCACGCGGGATTTGCCCTGTGATATCTGGCTGGTGATGGCGGCAGTAGCCTTAGCGGGTTTGGGCTGGGTAATGGTGAGTTCGGCATCAATTGGCTTACTGGAAGATACTTACCACTACTCCCGCCAGCACGGCGTTTTCCTAGTACTCGCTATCATGGCATGTGTATTTATGCTCTGTGTGCCGCTGGAAGCCTGGCGCCAGAATGCTGCGCTTATTCTGCTTGCCTCTATCTTTCTGTTGGTTCTAGTACTGATTATTGGACAGGAAATTAACGGCAGTAAGCGCTGGATAGCATTGCCGGGGCCATTGCCTAGTTTGCAGGTCTCTGAATTTGCCAAAATCGGGCTGATTTTTTATATGGCGGCGTTCATGTCGCGTTTTACTTATGACCTGCGTCGCCGGGCGTTCAGTATGTGGCGCCCGCTTGCCGTGCTGGCAGTGCCTGTTGGGCTGCTTTTCTTAGCGCCTGATTTTGGCGGCATGGTGGTCTTTACCATTTGTGTGATTGGCATGCTGATGATGTGCGGTGCGTCGTTGGTGCTGTTAATGGGTAGCGGGTTGTTGCTAGGTTCTGGTGCGGTTGTGATGGTGTTGATTGAACCCTATCGGCTAGCGCGTTGGACCAGTTTTTTGGATCCCTGGGCCGATCAATTTGCGACTGGCTACCAATTAACCCAGGCGTTGATTGCTTTTGGGCGGGGCCATGTAACCGGTACGGGTCTGGGTAACAGCGTTCAGAAATTGCACTACCTGCCTGAGGCGCATACCGACTTTATCTTTGCGGTGATCGCCGAAGAGTTGGGTATGATCGGCGCGATTATTGTCGTGCTGCTGTTTACGCTATTTATTGCGCGCGCTATGTGGGTAGGGCGCAAAGCGGAGATGGCCGGGCATCTTTTTGGCGCTTATGTAAGTTACGGCATTGGGTTTGTTGTGGCTGCGCAGGCATTTATTAATATGGCGGTAAGTTCGGGGCTGTTGCCAACCAAAGGTTTAACATTGCCGCTAATGAGCTATGGCGGTTCTAGTCTATTGGTAACTGGCGTGATGGTGGGGCTGCTGCTGCGCACGGATGCCGAAACGCGTCATCGCCCCCGACGTGCGTCCACCCCGTATAAATCGCGCCATGAACCGCGTTTATCGTAA
- the murG gene encoding undecaprenyldiphospho-muramoylpentapeptide beta-N-acetylglucosaminyltransferase: MKTNVRRRVLIMAGGTGGHVFPALSLAKALQAQQVDVEWLGSPRGIENRLVPEAGIKLHTIAISGLRGNGIAGWLKAPLNLSRAVLEARTVIQEFKPHVVVGLGGFASGPGGLAAWLTRIPLVIHEQNAVAGLTNRVLSRLAKRTYAAFPEAFGSRAEVIGNPVRDDIAALGSTPRNVDELSARPLRLLVVGGSLGAVALNERLAPALAALPVEQRPEVRHQAGNDRDVATAENYQQHGVNAEVSPFIDDMAAAYEWADLVVCRSGALTVAELAAAAKPSLLVPFPFAVDDHQRINAQVLVKAGAAKCVVQSELTVERLSDFLNELLVPNTLAAMAANARQAAHLDATQRLAEGCLAMIKLGDSA, translated from the coding sequence GTGAAGACTAATGTTAGGCGACGAGTGCTGATAATGGCAGGTGGCACCGGCGGCCATGTGTTCCCAGCGCTTTCACTCGCTAAAGCACTGCAGGCGCAGCAGGTGGATGTTGAGTGGCTGGGCAGCCCCAGAGGGATTGAGAACCGACTGGTGCCTGAAGCGGGTATTAAATTACATACTATTGCCATTAGCGGGCTACGCGGCAACGGCATAGCCGGCTGGCTGAAGGCGCCGTTGAACCTCTCCCGTGCAGTCTTAGAAGCGCGGACGGTGATTCAAGAGTTCAAACCGCATGTTGTGGTTGGCCTGGGTGGTTTTGCCAGTGGCCCAGGCGGGTTAGCGGCTTGGTTGACACGTATCCCCCTGGTTATCCATGAACAGAACGCTGTGGCAGGGCTGACAAATCGCGTTTTATCGCGACTGGCTAAGCGTACCTACGCCGCCTTCCCAGAAGCCTTTGGCTCGCGCGCCGAAGTGATTGGTAATCCCGTACGTGACGATATTGCTGCCTTGGGTAGTACACCGCGGAATGTTGACGAGCTCTCTGCACGGCCACTGCGTCTGCTAGTGGTGGGGGGCTCGCTTGGCGCAGTGGCACTAAACGAACGCTTGGCGCCAGCGCTTGCTGCACTGCCTGTTGAGCAGCGACCCGAGGTCCGCCATCAGGCGGGTAATGATCGTGATGTTGCGACTGCCGAAAATTATCAGCAGCACGGCGTAAACGCTGAGGTTAGTCCCTTTATTGATGATATGGCTGCTGCTTATGAGTGGGCCGATTTAGTGGTATGCCGCTCTGGTGCGCTCACCGTGGCCGAGCTGGCTGCCGCCGCCAAGCCTTCACTGCTGGTGCCTTTTCCCTTTGCGGTCGATGACCATCAGCGTATCAACGCGCAGGTGTTAGTTAAGGCGGGCGCCGCCAAGTGCGTTGTACAGTCTGAGTTGACGGTTGAGCGTTTAAGCGACTTTTTAAATGAATTGCTCGTCCCCAATACCCTGGCTGCGATGGCGGCGAACGCCCGTCAGGCCGCGCATTTGGATGCGACTCAGCGCTTGGCTGAAGGGTGTTTGGCGATGATAAAGCTAGGAGATTCTGCGTGA
- the murC gene encoding UDP-N-acetylmuramate--L-alanine ligase: MRRIRRIHFVGIGGAGMCGIAEVLANQGYIVSGSDMKNSSVVERLRQCGVCVAIGHAEENVESADVVVVSSAIDETNPEIRWAHEHRVPVVRRAEMLAELMRFRHGIAVAGTHGKTTTTSLTATLLAEGGLDPTFVIGGKLTSAGTNARLGEGDYLVAEADESDASFLHLQPMVSIVTNIDADHMATYGGDFERLKSTFIEFLHNLPFYGLAVLCIDDPHVRVLCDQVKRQFVTYGFDSDADYRIVDFAQREGEVSFTALRPGGAEPLAVRLAMPGRHNALNAMAAIVVATDAGVSDSAILSGLASFAGVGRRFQVHGHFPAPKGGGDIMLVDDYGHHPREVDMVIQAVRAGWPERRLVMLYQPHRYSRTRDLYEDFVRVLSQVDTLVLLDVYSAGEAIIPGAEGRTLAGSIRQRGEVDPLFVEHKHELPVLLANVLRPGDILITQGAGDVGGISLRLAQAQLAMNEVDL; this comes from the coding sequence ATGCGTCGCATTCGACGCATTCATTTTGTGGGTATAGGTGGCGCCGGTATGTGCGGTATCGCAGAGGTGCTAGCCAACCAGGGCTACATCGTCAGCGGTAGTGATATGAAAAACTCTTCAGTCGTAGAGCGGCTGCGCCAATGCGGTGTATGCGTGGCGATCGGTCATGCTGAAGAAAACGTAGAAAGCGCCGACGTGGTGGTGGTGTCTAGCGCAATCGATGAAACCAACCCTGAAATTCGCTGGGCCCACGAGCATCGTGTACCGGTCGTGCGCCGGGCTGAGATGCTCGCCGAGCTGATGCGCTTCCGTCACGGTATTGCCGTGGCGGGTACCCATGGTAAAACCACCACGACCAGTTTGACGGCGACGCTGCTGGCAGAGGGGGGGTTAGACCCGACCTTTGTTATCGGCGGCAAGCTGACCAGCGCCGGTACTAATGCTCGCCTGGGCGAGGGCGACTATCTTGTTGCCGAAGCCGATGAGTCCGATGCCTCATTTCTGCACCTGCAGCCAATGGTATCCATCGTTACCAATATCGATGCTGACCATATGGCGACCTATGGCGGTGATTTTGAGCGGCTGAAAAGTACCTTTATCGAATTTCTGCATAATCTACCGTTTTATGGCCTGGCGGTGCTGTGTATCGATGACCCGCATGTCCGTGTGCTGTGCGATCAGGTGAAGCGGCAATTTGTGACCTATGGGTTTGATAGCGATGCTGACTATCGCATTGTCGATTTTGCCCAGCGCGAAGGAGAAGTTTCGTTTACTGCGTTACGCCCAGGTGGCGCTGAGCCGCTAGCGGTACGCTTGGCCATGCCTGGGCGGCACAATGCTCTCAACGCCATGGCGGCCATTGTGGTGGCTACTGATGCAGGCGTCAGCGATAGTGCAATTTTGAGTGGGTTGGCGAGCTTTGCAGGCGTGGGTCGTCGGTTTCAGGTGCATGGGCATTTCCCTGCACCTAAAGGCGGCGGCGACATCATGCTGGTGGATGACTACGGTCACCATCCGCGTGAAGTCGACATGGTTATTCAGGCCGTTCGCGCTGGGTGGCCCGAGCGCCGCCTGGTGATGCTTTACCAACCCCATCGCTATAGCCGTACCCGCGATTTGTATGAAGACTTTGTACGCGTACTTTCCCAAGTCGATACGTTGGTGCTGCTCGATGTTTACAGCGCCGGTGAAGCTATTATTCCTGGTGCCGAGGGAAGGACCCTGGCCGGGTCGATTCGCCAGCGCGGAGAAGTCGATCCACTCTTTGTCGAGCATAAGCACGAGTTACCGGTGCTGTTAGCCAATGTGTTACGGCCAGGCGATATTTTAATTACCCAGGGTGCTGGTGATGTGGGGGGGATTTCCCTGCGTCTGGCACAGGCACAGCTAGCGATGAACGAGGTAGACTTGTGA
- a CDS encoding D-alanine--D-alanine ligase, which translates to MSVDVTTPESHGKVVVVYGGTSAEREVSLKSGAAILEALQRKGVDACGYDPRESGLVGLEQLAPSVVFVALHGRGGEDGTLQGALELLNIPYTGSGVLASALGMDKQRTKQVWSAVGLPTPESIMLDAGSDWSAVVARLGLPLIVKPVHEGSTLGISIVKSQAALEAAYHEAAQFDARVMAERFIVGDEYTVALLGSQVLPAIRVEVPGGFYDYEAKYIANTTQYHLPCGLPTEQEAALADICQQAFAAIGGVGWGRVDVMRDSEGRFWLLEVNTVPGMTDHSLVPQAAAHAGISFDELVMEILNTAGRQLSL; encoded by the coding sequence GTGAGCGTTGACGTAACAACCCCTGAGTCGCATGGAAAAGTCGTTGTCGTTTACGGCGGTACGTCTGCTGAACGCGAGGTATCGCTTAAAAGCGGGGCGGCAATACTTGAGGCCCTTCAGCGTAAGGGCGTCGATGCCTGTGGTTATGACCCCCGCGAAAGCGGCCTGGTGGGATTAGAGCAGTTGGCTCCTTCAGTGGTCTTCGTTGCCTTGCATGGGCGCGGCGGTGAAGACGGCACGCTGCAGGGGGCGTTGGAGTTACTCAATATCCCTTACACCGGTAGCGGAGTGCTCGCTTCAGCGCTGGGCATGGATAAGCAGCGCACCAAGCAGGTATGGAGTGCGGTTGGCTTGCCGACACCCGAGAGCATCATGCTGGATGCCGGTTCGGATTGGTCAGCCGTGGTCGCCCGGCTTGGCTTGCCGCTGATTGTGAAGCCCGTGCATGAAGGCTCAACGCTAGGTATTAGCATTGTCAAAAGTCAGGCGGCGCTTGAGGCTGCGTATCACGAGGCGGCGCAGTTCGACGCACGCGTAATGGCAGAGCGCTTTATCGTCGGCGACGAGTACACGGTCGCGCTGCTGGGTAGCCAGGTATTGCCAGCGATTCGCGTTGAAGTGCCGGGCGGTTTCTACGACTACGAAGCGAAATATATCGCCAATACCACTCAATACCATTTGCCGTGTGGGCTGCCCACGGAGCAGGAGGCGGCGTTAGCGGATATATGCCAACAGGCGTTTGCCGCGATTGGCGGCGTTGGCTGGGGGCGAGTGGATGTCATGCGCGATAGCGAAGGGCGTTTCTGGCTGCTGGAAGTTAATACCGTGCCTGGGATGACCGACCATAGCTTGGTTCCCCAGGCAGCGGCACATGCGGGTATCTCATTTGACGAGCTAGTGATGGAAATTTTGAATACCGCTGGCAGGCAGTTATCGCTATGA